One Synechococcus sp. CC9605 genomic window carries:
- a CDS encoding DUF1651 domain-containing protein, which produces MAVRTYSWVPPRPPVPQTRRRMLRHNAIDAWDKMLRTGWRRCSPPVR; this is translated from the coding sequence GTGGCGGTGCGCACCTACAGCTGGGTGCCACCTCGCCCACCAGTCCCGCAAACCCGCAGAAGGATGCTTCGGCACAACGCCATCGACGCGTGGGACAAGATGCTCAGAACAGGCTGGCGGCGGTGCTCACCGCCAGTGCGCTGA
- a CDS encoding integrase — protein sequence MVLAAKWEEGFRAAVKTGRQGWTVGNNSGKVRLKIRAKDLRTDSANLPFPWTAEAVGDALLLINRVYPLWMQGDVSLKQAIAEVSGTSDKLKPTTNKGWPSIVESFRETLQEGRNQILDSTYRDNYEPYFNEALKALRSRSSPADGHELLKQTLKRWAGKPSSRAACCLALRNLMDHAVSRHQMPASWRISQTSIKELRGRPAEKKTKATLTDAEVLHLIEAIDARNNAWGNVFRLMVLFGLRPVELQYLAPRRTEAGDLGLWCSYRKISGPNRCDPRWLLPLPLEKPSGEQVSWNLCQAMDAGLLELPVGRDGDLRKLNGRYVLNHLNRQPEWLELKQRYEVKGMWLRPYSFRDGYSVRAHRYGIETAQICRAMGHGLAAHSRAYESATDATTRAAFEAAIGS from the coding sequence TTGGTCCTAGCTGCCAAATGGGAAGAAGGCTTCCGAGCAGCCGTCAAAACTGGACGCCAGGGGTGGACTGTCGGGAACAACAGCGGAAAGGTCAGGCTGAAAATCCGGGCGAAGGATCTCCGCACTGACTCTGCAAACCTTCCATTCCCCTGGACTGCTGAAGCCGTCGGCGATGCACTGCTGTTGATCAACCGGGTCTATCCGCTGTGGATGCAAGGTGATGTCTCCCTGAAGCAGGCCATTGCTGAGGTGAGCGGCACGAGCGACAAGCTCAAGCCAACGACCAACAAAGGGTGGCCATCAATAGTTGAGAGCTTTCGCGAGACCCTCCAAGAAGGGCGGAACCAAATCCTCGACTCGACGTACCGAGACAACTACGAGCCCTACTTCAATGAAGCCCTGAAAGCGCTTCGCAGCCGGTCTTCACCCGCTGATGGCCATGAACTCCTCAAGCAAACCCTGAAGCGTTGGGCGGGGAAACCATCGAGCAGAGCCGCTTGCTGCCTTGCCTTGCGAAATCTCATGGACCATGCGGTAAGTCGCCACCAAATGCCCGCGTCATGGCGAATCAGTCAGACAAGCATCAAGGAACTACGTGGTCGGCCCGCTGAAAAGAAGACAAAAGCGACGCTGACAGATGCAGAGGTGTTGCATCTGATCGAAGCGATAGACGCTCGAAACAATGCTTGGGGCAACGTCTTCCGGCTGATGGTCTTATTTGGTCTGAGGCCAGTAGAGCTGCAATACCTCGCTCCAAGGAGAACAGAAGCAGGCGATCTCGGCCTATGGTGCAGCTACCGGAAGATCTCGGGTCCAAACCGTTGCGATCCCAGATGGCTGCTGCCCCTGCCATTAGAGAAACCATCAGGAGAGCAAGTCTCCTGGAATCTCTGCCAGGCCATGGATGCGGGTCTCTTGGAGCTACCGGTTGGCCGTGATGGCGACCTCAGGAAACTAAACGGGCGATACGTGCTGAACCACTTGAACCGCCAACCTGAATGGCTTGAGTTGAAGCAGCGATACGAAGTCAAAGGCATGTGGCTGAGACCTTATTCATTTCGCGATGGCTACAGCGTGCGAGCCCATCGATATGGCATCGAAACCGCCCAAATCTGCAGAGCAATGGGACACGGACTTGCCGCCCATAGCAGAGCCTATGAATCAGCGACGGACGCAACAACAAGAGCAGCTTTTGAAGCGGCTATTGGTAGCTAG
- a CDS encoding tyrosine-type recombinase/integrase, whose product MSAPKLAKPLADSDLTSVLGVISAAKAKGSAIAARDYVMVRGSYLLGCRVSELCRLRWEDIEPLDEGGNVRLLGKGSKPRTIRVSTDTLKLFESLGRGEPGDWLFSSNKRNGPLTRQAVAARMAMWGREANVRLHPHRCRHTHATHAIRRGVDVFTLSATLGHSSTGTTSHYVLAEPGESSSLKLG is encoded by the coding sequence ATGTCGGCACCAAAGCTGGCCAAACCGCTGGCTGACTCTGATCTGACATCAGTTCTGGGTGTCATCAGTGCCGCGAAGGCAAAGGGGTCAGCCATCGCAGCGCGTGACTACGTCATGGTCCGCGGGTCGTATTTGCTCGGGTGCCGTGTATCGGAGCTGTGCCGCCTGCGGTGGGAGGACATCGAACCGCTGGATGAGGGTGGCAACGTTCGCCTCCTGGGTAAGGGGAGCAAGCCCCGAACCATACGCGTCAGCACCGACACGCTGAAGCTGTTCGAGTCGTTGGGCCGCGGCGAGCCTGGGGACTGGCTTTTCTCAAGTAATAAAAGGAATGGCCCATTGACCCGTCAGGCGGTGGCCGCTCGCATGGCGATGTGGGGACGGGAGGCAAACGTCCGGCTCCACCCGCACCGTTGCCGCCACACCCATGCGACTCATGCAATTCGGAGGGGCGTGGACGTTTTCACCCTTTCAGCGACGCTCGGCCACAGCTCGACGGGAACCACATCTCACTACGTTCTTGCTGAGCCTGGTGAGAGTTCATCTCTCAAATTGGGTTGA
- a CDS encoding OmpA family protein, whose translation MKKNIPLRQSIIRPLPLIAIALISYLSANKLFAGSDNIVANTSREPVKDIKIEGGLDYVPSNKEKSESIKELKFRVLDLDYPIIDLYTSTKSQDELLIDISSDILFDFDKSSLKPSAFPSLRIASKQITEMARGDVRIEGHTDSKGADAYNQSLSEARAESVRKWLVENGGLTDINFVVRGFGETKPIEPNETDKGEDNPAGRQRNRRVEIIVNTSE comes from the coding sequence TTGAAAAAAAATATTCCCCTTCGGCAAAGCATTATCAGGCCACTACCTCTTATAGCAATTGCTTTAATTTCATACTTGAGTGCTAATAAACTTTTTGCTGGATCTGACAATATTGTAGCTAATACAAGCCGGGAACCTGTTAAGGATATAAAAATTGAAGGAGGGCTTGATTATGTTCCAAGTAATAAGGAAAAGAGTGAATCAATTAAAGAACTTAAGTTTCGTGTTCTGGACCTTGATTACCCGATCATTGATTTGTATACATCGACTAAGTCGCAAGACGAGCTTCTAATTGATATCTCATCCGATATCCTTTTCGATTTCGATAAGTCAAGTCTTAAGCCTTCTGCTTTTCCATCGCTTCGAATTGCTTCAAAGCAAATTACTGAAATGGCTCGTGGTGATGTCCGTATAGAAGGGCATACAGATTCCAAGGGGGCTGATGCGTACAATCAATCTCTTTCTGAAGCAAGAGCGGAATCTGTTCGTAAATGGCTCGTTGAGAATGGTGGATTGACTGATATTAACTTTGTTGTTAGAGGGTTTGGAGAAACCAAGCCTATAGAACCGAATGAAACTGATAAAGGAGAAGATAATCCTGCAGGCAGACAACGCAATCGTCGTGTAGAAATAATCGTCAATACCTCAGAATAA